The Apus apus isolate bApuApu2 chromosome 4, bApuApu2.pri.cur, whole genome shotgun sequence genome contains the following window.
CGGTGAGGGgtcctggtgctgccagcagggccaggggctggagcacccagtgctggggagagggttCTGCATGCTGCACCCCAGAGGAGCAGGTGTGGGGTGCTGTGGTGGGGATGGGGGCAGGgagtgggtgctggggggccccggccaggctgggctgggctcatCTGGCTCCTTCCCAAGATGGCGGTGCTGCCACGTCCGCAGCGCGGCTCCATGTGGGGACGAGGCCGGGGCCGTGTGGGGCCTGGGGCCAAGCGGTGGCCACGGGGGCACTGGGGCCATGTGGGGCGGGAGGCTGGGGGCCACGGGGGCTCAGCCTGGGCACCAGCTGAGCCGGGttctcctcccagcccaccCCGCCATTGTGGCGGTGACGAAGCACGGTCCCCACGCAGGGGTGGCGGGTGACGTCCCCGTCTCCTGCCTGGCGCCAGGGGTGGGTGAACGGGGCGGGCCCTCCCCAGCACGGGGTCTCCCAGCCGCAGCCATCACTCAGCGccaccagccctggggtggGCTGTGGGGCCCTCGGCATCTGTTCCTGGCGAGGGGCCGCCCCGCGCGGGGAGGGGGCGCGGGGGCCTCTGTCCCCTCCGACTGCGCGGCTCCACCTGCATCAACtgcgcccgcccccgccggcgGGCAGCCTGgccccctgcctgcaccaccGCCTGGGTGCTGGTGGAGGGAGGgtctgctgggggctgcctgcccctggGGGGCTGCCCTGCATCCCTGCGGTGCGGGGTGCCGGGGCCCCATGGTGGCCCCATGGGCCCGGCcatctgcagccctgcccaTGCGGTGCTGGCACCAGCGAGGCCCACGGTGCCGTGGCTGCTGGAGCGGGAGGGAGCGCGAGGTGGGTGCTGTGCCCTGCCAAGCTCTCACCTTCCCCCACACAGCTTCGCTGCCCCGACGCTCCCTGGGCTCTGGCTGTGTCCGGGGCCAGGCTGCCGCACGCCAGCCTCGCCGTGCAGGgacagccccttccccagcctcagGCACCCGGCAGCTGGCGGTGGCCATTCCGGATGCTGCCAGAACACTGCGGGAGGCACCGGCCACCTCCTGATGGCTTCTGGGGTCCTGTCCCTTCCTGGGCAGGGCTTATGGAGGCTcccctggggctgtggcagggctCAGCTGAGGGCAAGGGTGGGCTAGTGCTGCTGGGGGCCTTGCCTGCCCCACATCCACCCTGGGCCAGGCCTGCCCAGCTGCCCCTCTGGCCCCAGTCCCCATCACCATCCTGGGGGAGTGTTGGAGCCATGGGGTGGGGATGGGCCCTCCCGTTGCATCTGGAGCTGTCCCCCGTGTCCTTGGGCTGTGGGAGCGAGTGGGGACACGTGGggtctcctcctccctgccaggcaggactGGCAGCCCCCTGTGGAGCTCTCCATCCACATGGCTCCCCTCGGAGCTCCTTGTTTCACATTCCCAAGCCTCCCCTctgggctctgtgctgggcagggtccTCGGCCCGTGGCCCCCCGAGCCGCccctcaccctgctctgcccacagctgcGCTCTCGCCCTTCGCGGCCACCCGGCGCATCGGGCACCCCTACCAGAACCGCACGCCGCCCAAGCGCAAGAAGCCACGCACGTCCTTCAGCCGGGTGCAGATCTGCGAGCTGGAGAAGCGCTTCCACCGCCAGAAGTATCTGGCCTCGGCTGAGCGTGCGACCCTGGCCAAGGCCCTCAAGATGACGGATGCCCAGGTCAAGACCTGGTTCCAGAACCGCCGCACCAAGTGGAGGTAACAAGGCGGCCCCGGGGCAGCTGACACGGCCCCCCCAGCTCCCACGTGCTGCCCCGCTCCGGCAGCCACTGCTCCCCGTGCCATGGCTGTCACCCCTgggggaggctgggctggggtgggacAAGGTGCTTGTCCCTGCTGTGTGCCCTGTGCCCAGATGGGTGAGGTGCTGAAGGAGGGGTGGGCTATTGGGCAGAGACTGTGGGGCACTGCTGGATTAcgctcagcagtgctggggaagggatgagctgcggggcaggggctgtggggcactgcagcactggtgcacagcagtggtggcagctgcATGGACTAAAGGACGTTGCTGGGGGAGGGACAGGCTGTGAGCAGAGGctttgcccatgcaggggaggttggaactggatgatctttaaggtcccttccttCCCAAACCCATTTGAGTCCCATCCCAAtccattctattattctgtggGGAGTCACCAGGCTGGCACAGGGCGGTGCCAAGGCGGGGACAGGCTGTGGGCAGGTCTGTGTGGCACTGccaggctggaggcagcagtgccaggccGGGCCGTGCTGGACACGGTGTGTGGTGGCAGGAGGCAGACGGCGGAGGAGCGCGAGGCCGAGCGGCAGCAGGCCAACCGGCTGATGCTGCACCTGCAGCAAGAGGCCTTCCAGAAGAGCCTGAGCCAGCCACTGCCCCAGGACCCGCTCTGCATGCACAACTCCTCCCTCTACGCTCTGCAGAAcctccagccctgggctgaGGACAACAAGGTGACGTCGGTCTCAGGGGTGGCCTCTGTGGTGTGAGGTCCCTGGGGGTCCCCGGGGGCTGTGGATGTGCCGGCAGGCAGCGGAGGGCAGCGGGAGCCCTGGGGGGGGTCTGAGCACGGCACCTCCAGCCCACAacagggagggggctgctgctgcctgggagccCCCCACATCggcagccccctcctcaccaAGGGCTGGCACCCCCTGGCCTCCTCCAGGCCCACggcagccccacagctctgaGTGGGCAGATGTGCCCTTGTGGTTGGATTCAAAAGCCCTGCTGGCCCCTTTCTGGACCCCTGCCTGGACCCCTGCCGGGagcactgctgcaggcagccccctACCTGGACCCTTCAGGGAGCCTGGGGCTGGGTCCTGCACACTTCTGCCAGCCCAGCCGCCCCTCCCTTGGACACCCCCACCCTGGGGGCAGCTCCTCGGGTGGTCCCTGCTCTGAACCTGCTGCCCACCCATCAGGGGCTCTCTCAGCTGGGCCCCCGTTCCCCccggggcagctgcagcccccagcccacccagggtgggcagagcaggacaTAGGGCAGCCTGCAGGTGGACCCCTTGTTCCTGTTGCTGGGAGACCCCCACCCCCACTGGTGGCCACTGTAGGGTCTGCACCACCTGCACATACTTGCCTTATCCCGAGTGGAGTTTGCCGGCTCTggcttccagctgcagcccctgggctggATGAGGAACCTGCCCCCATCCCTGGGACCCCCGAGCGTCGGGACAGACTGACAGACTGGGCTTGCCTGCGCCATGGGCCGGGGTCCCCggtgctccctgcagccctgcgCCTGGACCTGCCCCCATGTCACCCCATGAAAGACTCGGGGTGTCCCTGCGTGCTGAAGGATTGCACCAGCCCTCCTGGAGTGGGGCTGCCCTTGTGCCCACCACCCTGATCTCCAGCTCCCAGGACCCCCTtaaccttccccccccccccgagtcTGTGTGGCCCACAGCACACGCATGGGGAGGCAAAGGGCCTGAAACCCCTCCCCCAGGAAATAATCTGCCCCCTCCTTCTCCAGTGACCCCCTGAATGTCCTCAGTGATCCCCCTCAGCTCCACTCCCACCCTGGCTGGTCTCGGTCACTGGGAAGCTCCCCGGGCCATCTGCAGTTGGGGTCCCTGGTTGATGATgatggggtggggtgggtgggggCAATAACAACGACCCTGAACTTGACCGTGACCCCCACTGCAACGGGGGGCAGGCGTAGGAGCTCGCCCCCCCACCCTGTGGGGGCCGGTAGGAGCCAGCACCTTCGGGCTGCGGGCGGGGACAGGCTCCTACCGGCCCCCCCCCCGGTTGCTACCGGGAGGTGGCGGACAACCGGTGCCGGTTCCTCGGCGGCGAGATTGGCTGCCGTTCCGTGACGCGGCTCCGTTTTACGGGGCGcgagtgggggggggggtggcgcCGCCGCAGAACCGCCGGGATGAGCGCGGCCGAGGGCTGGCCCCGGTGCCGGTGGGGCGGGGGGGTCGGCGGCGAGGCGGTGCTCCGTGCCCGTGCCGAGGCCGCCGGGTACCGGAGGCTGCTGCGCGCCCGCGCTGCCGAGGTGGAAGCGCTGCGCGGGGCCGTGGGAGCCCTGCACCggcagctggaggggctgcGGGACCGGCGGAGCGGGGAGGTCGCCAAGTACCAGGTGCGGGGGGTGATGGGGGCTAGGGGGAGTGTGGGGGACGTGCGGGAGTCCCAGGGGATTTAGTTTGGAAACGGGGGCTGGATGCTTGGGAtgcgggggcggggcggggagagACCAGGCACcgggcggggggtgcggggcctGGAAGGCcggagggctggggggggcacGGGCTGAGAGGGTCGGGATGGACTGGAGGGACACGACAGGGACTGGGGGAGTCAGGATGGGTCTGGGGAAGGGGATGAAGATCAGGATGGGGGGAGGACCGGGGGATGAGGGAAGACGGGGGCCGGGATCgagccaggggctgggggggcttcaggatggggctggggaaggcGGATCGTGATGGGGTTGGGGGAGAGGGGACTGGAGGGTGAGGGAGGACGGGGGttggggatggggctggggagcgGGGTTCAGGGGCTACGGGGGTCCATACTGCGCGGGGGTCCGGATGGCACTGGAGGGGTGGTTTAAGGtagggctgggaagggggatCTGTGAGGGGCGGGTATCGGGTCAGGGACCGGCTATCCTCTCAGGAAGAGGGTTATTTCGGGGATCTGTGCAGGTTGGGGGGGATCCGGCCCGGGGTCCTTGTGGGCGGGGGTCAGTCGTGGGTCTGTGCGGCGCCATAGCCGGGCCGGGGGCCGGGGGTCCGTGGGCGGCGGGGGTTAGCCCAGGGCTCGAGGCGGGGGTCCCGGGCGCTGCTGACGGCCCAGTGCAGGAGCGGGTGGCGGAGCTGGAGCGGGAGATCGGCGCGGCGGAGGCGGAGATGTGCCGGTGCCTGCGGGAGTACCCGGCGCTGCTGCGGCTGCGGATGGCGCTGGAGGCGGAGATCGCCGCGTACCGGTACgcgggtgggggggggggggcgggcgggctggGGGTCGTGGGGCTCAGCCCGGGTTTGTCTCTTgcagggagatgctggagggTGAAGAGCTGCGCCTGGGCTGCCTGGCCCCGCCGTGACGggacccccggccccgctgcgggAACTCTGCTGAGCCCCCAGACTCCTCGGGGTCCCCAGAGCCTCAGCTCGCCCACGTCGCGGCACCCACAGCCCTGAATGTCCAGGCCGTGGGACCCCTGGACCCTCTGGATCCCCCTGGACTCCCGGAGCCCCGGACCTTCTAACCCCCCACCCCGGACTCCTGGGGCCCCCACCTAGCCGGCCTCCCCAGACCCCCATCCCGGGAGGCTCCAGCCCCCCAGGAGGGCAGAGCCCGCGGGGCTCCACACTCTCACCAGCCGCTCTGGAGcagcagcggggctgggggcccAGCCCCGGCCCGCACAGAAGCACCTCAATAAAGCCCCGTGGCATCACCTGGAACCTGTCTGTGGGGGCGGGCAGCAGCTCTCGGGTCGTCCCTGTGCCGGAGTCTCTGTGGATGTCTGGGGGCCGGGGCTGTGTCCCACGGGGGCTGCCTGGcctcagccccctcctgcctcctgtgCTGGATACCCCACAGGGATGTCAATGGGGTATATCATGGGGGTCCAGTTATGTACGTGGGGTGGAGGGGATTGTTCCCCAGTGTGAGGTGAGCCTCCCCAGTGCTGGTAGGTGGTCCCTGACCCCCCTCACTATGGCTGGGGttgggcagggacagggggtGCCCCCTTGGTGTGCTGGAGTGCTGctcctgggggagggggagacaCTACCCCACCACAGCCTCCTGAAGGGAGGGAGATCTGAGGGGGTGATGAGGAATGAGGGGTCCAGGGTGCCCGTGTGCCCTGGCAGACAGTTGGGCAGGGCTCTGGGCATCCTGCTGCTGACCCTGGCTGGGCTAGCACACGTGCACACGCGTGTTACGTGTGTGTTTTCTGCCATATGTAAGGGTTTCATGGACTGAGCCCAGCTCTGATGAGAAGTGGAGGTCCCTCAGCAGGCTGTGGGACGGGGGGGGCCTTGCACAGACCTGTGACATCCCCGTGAGGAAGGGCTCAGTTGGGGCACCTTGAGCAGGAACTCATGGAGGCTGCAGGGGATCCAAACACCCTTCCACCCCCCCCCGGGACTAACAGAGATTTGTGGTAGTAAAGGGGCATCTTTAACGGAGGGAAAAAGCCTCTTCCAAGCCACACACAAGACCAGGAATGCTGGTGTGGGGTGCTGGTGCCTGCCACCACCTCCTGGGGTGGTGCAGATGAGGGGTGCAGCAGGGTGGGGTGATGGGTGTCCATGTACAGGGTCAGTGGGGttggagctggtgctgctgggtggcCTTGATGTCCTGCCAGGTGGTCCAGGGGCTCCAGGTGGGGCGGGTGAAGGGGTCCCGGCAGCACACGCGCACCCGCTGTACCTGCCCCCCCAGCTGtgcctcctctgctccctccacCAACTCCTCAACCTGCAAAGCAGGGCAGTCTGAGGCCTGGGGGGCACCCGGCACAGCGGCGAGGGGGCAGACAGAATGTGCCAGGcttggggggagagggggacaGGGTGGGAACAGGTCTGAGGGCTCAGGAGTGGGGGACACCCCGACCTGGGCAGAGACATTGCCTTGTGTGTGCAGCGCGGGGGGGCAGAGGTGACAGCCAGGAGTGACAGTTCACCATGGGGAGGACAGGGGAAGTGTAGTGGGGAAGGGGCATTGCTGAGCCCCCGGCAAGCCCTGTTCTCAATGGCagtcctggggcagcagcagggtgggcatgagggggggcggggggcacaggggcagggtgggtgcaggCCAAGGGGTGGTCCTGGGGCAGGGTAGGCTCAGGATAGGGTGGGCTCAAGCTGGATTGGCTCGGagctgggtgggctggggaTAGGGTGGGCATGGGttctgggcaggggcagggtgggcaAAGGCAAggggggcacagggcaggggcagggggggcacaGGCGGGGGGCATCTGGGCAGGGTGGGCACAGGTGGGGGGGGTCCCAGCAGGGGCTTCTCAGGGCAGAGGGCTCGGTCATCCCATGGTTACCTGGGTGCCGTTGGGGAGCTCATACTGCAGCCGATAGAGCAACGTGAAATAGGACTTGGGGAGCGGCCAGGAGGCTGGGGGGGCCCAGGCCAGGTGGAGCTGCCCCCCCCGTTGCCGCAGGGTCAGCTTCTGCGGGGGGGCCGGGTCGCACTGCGGGAAGAGCAGGGCTCAGCGCGGGGCTCAGCGCTGGGACCCCAGGACCCTCCCCCAGACC
Protein-coding sequences here:
- the TLX2 gene encoding T-cell leukemia homeobox protein 2 encodes the protein MEAAALAREGGGQGPPPHEPISFGIDQILGGPEPAGGGGGAARAAGEPDYGLYGGAYGPPACSLGSYNLNMSMNVSVNVTPAPAAPPAGVIRVPAHRPAPAAPSAAPPPVPGLSGLTFPWMETTRRIAKDRLSAALSPFAATRRIGHPYQNRTPPKRKKPRTSFSRVQICELEKRFHRQKYLASAERATLAKALKMTDAQVKTWFQNRRTKWRRQTAEEREAERQQANRLMLHLQQEAFQKSLSQPLPQDPLCMHNSSLYALQNLQPWAEDNKVTSVSGVASVV